The window gtgatgacatggatgaacctggagggcattatgttaaatgaaataagccatgcacagaaagacaaatactgtatgatctcagtTATATGTGGAGTCtgaaaaagttgaactcacagaagcagagaggagaacGATGGTTGCCAAAAGATGAGATGTGGgagtggaggggtggggagatattgcttgaaggatgcaaaatttcAATTAGATGGAGGAATAAGCCAAGAGATCTATAGTGccacatggtgactatagttaataacaatatattgtatttttgaaaatctcagagtagattttaagtattcttctttttctttcttttcttcttttcttttcttttttcttttttgaaacagactcttgctctgttgccaaagctggagtacagtggtgtgatctcagctcactgcaacctccgcctcccgggttcaagtgattctcctgcctcagcctcctgagtagctgggattacaggtgcctgccaccatgttggtgaatttttgtatttttagtagagacaggagtttcaccatgttggccaggctggtctcgaactcctgaccttaggtggtccacctgcctcggcctctcaaagtgctgggattacaggtgtgagccaccacgcccggccagatttTAAGtcttcttaccacaaaaaaaataagtatgtgaggtaatacatacgtttattagctcaatttagccactctacaaatgtgtatatattttaaaataacatgctgtacatgaaaatatatataattttttgtctgttaaaaattaattaattaattaattttaaaaagaggagggCAGGGAATACTTGTGTATTTTGTTAACTGGACAAATGAAACTCTACTTTCATTTGCTCATTAAACAAATACTTGTTTTGTGCTCAGCATGATTCTAGGCACTGGGACTACTGCATTTTGGTCCATTACTTCCTTGCGCACAAAAACCCTTTCTTTTCACCACGAATACACTAtgaacatgtttttttcttcagtgttggCATCTCTTGATTCCTTCCCTCCAGGTCTTTGTGCGAGTTTTACTCTTTAAACCCCAGATATTGTCATATTTTTCTCTGTTAAACTTTTCCAAACAACTCAAAATAGggtaatttcttcttcttctgaatTTCTCTGACAATTATTCTATGGGTCATTTATTAACACAGCATAATCAAacaacttatttattttcatctttcttgaTCCTTTCTTCAGTTGGATGTTGTCTTTGAGGGCAGAGGTTGTCCTCTATGTTTTGAAGTCTCCACACAGCTCGTCGTTGCCTTGCCCGTAGTTGtagctcagtgaaataaaaatatgtccgTAGAAGGTGATGTCTGTGACTGGTGAGCTGAGAGCTTGTGGGGTTGGTGTTGTATTTGGGTGCATGTGAATCAGTGCATCTCCTGCTCCATTGGTGTTAAAAGGCTCCCATCGTCCTGGGAACACAATAGGAAAGAGAACAGGTGGGAAGGCACTGGATGAAGGAATGTGGAGAATGGAGGAAAAGTTGATCAGATTGTTGACAACTTTCAGTGTTGAAATTGTCACCAAAATCAAAGTCAGTAAATAAATTTACAATGTCCTTTTCTTCAATGCATCAATAACTTCACCTTCCTGTTCAAAGCACAGCAAGTAATTAATCTCTTATTTGCATTTGAAACCCAAGTTTCAGATGTTTGAAGGtggttgtaaaaaataaaaaccaaaataaagccaaaataaataagcagcagcactaggccgggcacagtgtctcacacctgtaatcccagcattttaggagaccgaggtgggtggatcacaggagatcaggagtttgagaccagcctggtcagcatggtgaaaccctgtctctactaaaaatacaaaaattagccaggtgtggtggtgtgcccttataatcccagctactggggggctgagacaggagaattgcttgaacctgggaggcagaggttgcagtgagcagagaccatgccactgcactccagcctgggcgacagagtgagactccgtctcacactTGTGGAACCCAGAACTTAGTAACCATGAACAGAACCTTAATAAACAGAAAGTTCTGGAAATAAAGTTTAATCATCATGCAATCTTTATCACTGGGTTAAATGAACAATCATCTGGGAACATGTCTTGGAATGCTTAAAGCTTTGAGATGCATGTGCCTATGTGGCAGACAAATTTCAAATGTGAAACGTTTAGTTAACTTGGTCTTGCTTTTTAATCactgctttaaaatttaaaaaatgctgctGGTCAAGTAAAAATAGCAATAGATAAAATCTGCCCTGAGCAAACAGACCATACATCAATAAATGAATACTTAGCTTAAGCGATTTTCCATGAGACCCATGAAGCATTTCTAATTGAAACTTAACAAGCTACAACCCAACAGACACTCCAATCTTCACTTCTAGAAGGGAAATGTGATACTCCATGTAGACgtagctttttaaatttagctgGAAGACAGCGTGACAGTGAAGTTGTgtgctgtaattttttaaaattgctgaaGTGTCATGGTTTGCTATTtcgtatttattgaaaaaatgtaaatgctatatttAACAGAATGGCAGTAACTCTGTTTCAATCTGAAGACTTAATCTTACTAATCATGGTAATATATGCTGGCTGGAGTTgggaatatttcataaaatactgGAATAAATTTGTGCTTATATTTCAGGGGAATTAATAAAAGCACCTTCATCtgcaacatttaaaatgttattgcctttaaatttgtattaaataatGCAGGGAAGATAGATCACTGGGGGAGAATGGATGCACCTCTGTGAGGATCTTGGTCATTCAACACACGTGTACgggtgaggaaactaaggcacgaCTTACTGGGTAGGGAGGTAGGGATATTAGCAAGATCCTTCACTTGTCTGGGCTTTCTGTCTTTGAGTCACCTTTGCGCAGTTTTTCACTGGACTTCACAAGCCTCTGAGGCGGCAGGGCAGACAGGACATCcttattttatagaggaggaaacttaGGCTTACAGAGGTTTCCTGCCCCAAATCACAAAGGTGGAGCCTAGACCTTCTCAGTCTCCACCAACTGTATTTCGGTTAGCCACAATCCTATCTACCCACATCCAAATGGACACTGTGGCTCTGCAACTTCTGTCAAAAGGGCTCTTTGGCAACAGGAAAAACGTCATGGCTCCATTGTATTGTAGAGGATGGGAATGGGTGTTCCGGCTAaattctccctcccctttccctccacaGCTCAGATGGCAAATGTGCGACCCAGGGACCTCCCGCTCCAGCAGACCTGTGCGCACAACTTTGCACAGATTACCTGCTAAGTCAGAGCCGAAAGGTAACACAGATGCCAAAGGATAATAAAGGTGAATGAGATTTACTCAAAATTGGAAacttggtgtttggtttttcaggAGAACAATCAACGACTGTGATTTGAAGTTCACCAGGGTATTCTGAGAGATCTAATCAAAGATAGAGTGCTGGtttgaaattattaaaaggtAACAGTAAAAGGGAGAGCAAAACCCCAGTCCCAACGCAACCCATAAATCTACTTTGTCTTCCTCGAAAGAGGGGCGCGGGTGGGCGCGTCTCCCCGCGAGCATCTCACCTAAGGGGGAATCCCTTTCAGCGCACGGCGAAGTTCCCCCTCGGCTGTCCCACCTGGCAGTCCCTCTAGGATTTCGGCCAGTCCCTAATTGGCTCCAGCAATGTCCAGCCGGAGCTTCTTTGGGCCTCCGAGTGGGAGAAAAGTGAGAGCAGGTGCTTCCCCAGCGGCGCGCTCCGCTAGGGCCCGGCAGGATCCCGCCCCCAAGTCGGGGAAAGTTGGTCGGCGCCTTTTCTCCCCGACGAAGCCGCTCCAGGGCTGCTCTCAGAGGACGCgcggcaggcaaagagaatgAACCTGAGCGTCCACGAAACGTCCTGCACGGCTCCCGGGAGCTGGGAGAAACAGGTGCCTTTCTCCGACGTCCGCGGGCGACGCCTGCCGCACCTTGCCCGCTGCCGCGCCCCTCCCGGGCACCCCTCGCCCTCGgcgcccctgcccccgcccccagtGCCAGGGCGGAGGCAGTCCCGGCTCGCAGGTAATTATTGCCAGCGGAGCCCGCCGGGGAGCGGGGGTGGGCGCGCCGGCGGTGGGCGGGCGGGCGCGGCGGGGCGCGGGCATAAAGGGGCGCGGCGCGGGGCCCCGGAGCCTGGCTCCCGCGCAGCATGCCCGCCAGCGCCCCGCCGCGCCgcccgcggccgccgccgccgtcgcTGTCgctgctgctggtgctgctgggCCTGGGCGGCCGCCGCCTGCGTGCGGAGCCGGGCGACGGCGCGCAGACCTGGGCCCGTTTCTCGCGGCCTCCTGCCCCCGAGGCCGCGGGCCTCTTCCAGGGCACCTTCCCCGACGGCTTCCTCTGGGCCGTGGGCAGCGCCGCCTACCAGACCGAGGGCGGCTGGCAGCAGCACGGCAAGGGTGCGTCCATCTGGGATACGTTCACCCACCACCCCCTGGCACCCCCGGGAGACTCCCGGAACGCCAGTCTGCCGTTGGGCGCCCCGTCGCCGCTGCAGCCCGCCACCGGGGACGTAGCCAGCGACAGCTACAACAACGTCTTCCGCGACACGGAGGCGCTGCGCGAGCTCGGGGTCACTCACTACCGCTTCTCCATCTCGTGGGCGCGAGTGCTCCCCAATGGCAGCGCGGGCGTCCCCAACCGCGAGGGGCTGCGCTACTACCGGCGCCTGCTGGAGCGGCTGCGGGAGCTGGGCGTGCAGCCCGTGGTCACCCTGTACCACTGGGACCTGCCCCAGCGCCTGCAGGACGCCTACGGCGGCTGGGCCAACCGCGCCCTGGCCGACCACTTCAGGGATTACGCGGAGCTCTGCTTCCGCCACTTCGGCGGTCAGGTCAAGTACTGGATCACCATCGACAACCCCTACGTGGTGGCCTGGCACGGCTACGCCACCGGGCGCCTGGCCCCCGGCATCCGGGGCAGCCCGCGGCTCGGGTACCTGGTGGCGCACAACCTCCTCCTGGTGAGTGCGAGGGGCCAGGCGGAGGGCCACGCAGGGGAGACAGAGGGCCTCCACAGGGGCCAGGGGGAAGTGTGGGAACTGAGTCTCCCCCAGACGAGGCTTCACTTGGACACGTGTATGTGGTCACCGGGGGAAACTGAGCAGTTCTGACTTCCCTTGGAAGGCGTGGAATTAGGAGAGAAATCCCTTAGTGGGCACACGAGTGAGTGCCCCTTGGAGTCCATCTGTGGAAAGGAAGCGGTGATAGGTTTCCGCAGTGAGGAAAGAAACTCCTTTCTCTGGGTGTAGAGGAATTCCTAGAGGTGAGGGCGGGGAGGATTTGCTAGGAGTAACTGCAGGAAGAGAATGAGCAGGGTGGATGAAAGAAACACGTTTGTTCTTAAGCCGCACAGATAGCATTACTCTCTGGAGCTGTCACGAGTTCAGTGTTAATCCAATAAGATCTGTCTTGCTTGTGGCACAAGTTCACACTGTTGTGAAAGTGTCAAAACACAACTCCCGGAGAGTCAGATTTAAACTGTGTTTGGAGGTCCCTTCTGCGGCAGGGCAGGGAACTGCATCCACCAATCTTATTCACCGGGGTGTGAAGACCGCTTTATACAATCTCAAACAAAGCTAGTCATAGAAACACAGAAACAACTGCAGGGTGATATAGATTGTTCTACCACATCTATATTTCCACAGTGCTCTCTACAGTTGAAAGGGTTCCTCACTTATGACATTGTTAGCCTGATAAAATTAATTGTAACACCCttgtgcaaaatattttattaattttgacagCAGGAAATATTGCTATGCCATGGTAAAGttgtctcaagtatttcttcctccttttttctccttagtGTTCAAATTTAGGCACCATTGTTTTGGGGATTCATTTATAATCATGTCAGTTGTTAGTACACTTTGTACAGAGTTTTgtatcacaataaaatattttatgtacatgtataaacattttaataaaagtgtTTAAATGTACAACTTTTGGTACCCAATTCTGATCACTTGTGGGCCTACTGgaagacttatttttaaatttagaattcaGCCACATATTCTGAACAAAGTCAGTACTAAAACCATTTCTAAACACTTTTAATTAAAGCCATAGATAATATGGGCAGAGCAGTACTGGGTTATTGAGGTGACTTAGTGCTCTGAGCTGCTGGTAATGTTGTAATAATGGCTAAATTAGATTTTATGTCAGTTCCACAAAACCTGTTTGCTGCTACTGGCCATAAAAGAATGTTGGATTTGTTTGGAAACACATTGTGATTTTTGTGATTTCATACTTATGTATGTCTTTTCATAAGGATGTTTTAGAGCGGTGATTCTTATACTTTTTCAATCCTTTTATGGATCTGAAAAACTCTAAAGACCACCAGTGTATGGCTGGTGATAGAAAAACTATGGGAAGAATGGTCTCactttttgaagaaaacataagCAAGTTATCAGTTCATACTGGAAGCAAATAAATGGATCAGCTGGAGGATCTAATAGATCATGCCCATAAAATCTTTACTTTAGATTTAAATCCTACAAGTTCTATTTTTAGAGTCCCTAGGATAAACTTGCATATACAAAGTAGTCAATTGTTATTATAGTGACTTATAGGATCATTTTATTATAAGATAAAGACTTGCGTGCTCTCTGGTGCTCTGGTGTTTTAAATAATCAACATGTTTTAGATCTTTTTGCCCACTCATGGCCCTCTGATTAACTTCTCAGTTATATTTTTCAATGCTTACACAAAAAATTTGCCAAACACTAACCATCCTTCCTAGAAATGCAGTGGACTTTGTATTTAGGGAAATTAGTAACAGGTGAATGCTCCATTTGCTGATGTTGCAAACAAACTGTTAGTTGGTGTAAAGTATTAATTTTGCTTTCACATTTCTTTTGGTTTGGTGTTTAGTCATTCTTGTATCTTATTTAGAAGCGAGTTCCCATTGTCAAAGAAagtatcttgaattaattttgttgtATGAGATACTTTCATTCTGTTTTCAATGACCTTTCTCGGTGTGTATATAGGGGTTGGGGGAAGCGAGAATAGAAAAATTTGAGCTTAcctgaaaaagataaaacattctGCAGATTTTGATAAAAGGGCATTTTAGCTGGGGCTTAGATATTGCTGCTGTACAGATATAGGGGCCAGTTGTGTTCCGGGATCTGATGTTGGTGAAGGATAAAGACTGGCTAGCAcccttccctcactccctctgTGTTTCCACTAACTTACAAATGGGCTAAGGAGATCCCCTGGGATGATGGGAAGCTTGACCCCTCCTAGAGAGTCAAGAATCATTGATGGCCTGGAGGACAGGAGGcagaacaaacaaacagcagGACAAATAATGGAGGCCCTGCTCAGAATGGAGGTCTTGGTGTTCTTTGTGGGTTCCTCATACTGGAGTGAGCCTTGGcaaaaatggtgtgtgtgtgtgtgtgtgtgtgtgagagagagagagagagagagagaggagacagaagagaaggagaagaggggagaggggaggagggacagagagagagaggtctcCTACAAAGAGCTTGGAGCTCAGGCTGCTTTGCTCATTTGAGTGTAATCCAGGAGGATGCACCTTTTCTCTCGGACTTGAAGACCAACTGCTCAGCCTTCACAGCTCTTGAAACAAAGTTCTTAATGTCCCCTGAAATCAGCACTAGGGACTGTAGTTGGGGAGTTCAGCCCCAGCAGTGCCTCTGAGTCTTTGTTCTGTATATGGGTTCTAAGAGGATTAGAATCAAGTTGGAAATACACGTGTTCCCATTTCCCACCTTCAACTCCCCTCACCGCCTGAGATTCTTGCAAACATTTGTGCAAGGAACCTGTGAAAAAGACTTCTTTCACGTAAGGAAGTAGGGCTAGGAGATATTAATCTGGGCATTGTTGAGCATTAGCATCAGTGTGCAGGTCTCAGCCCATCTGTCTGCAATGTTTGTTGAAGCCATCACTTCTTGTCCCTTGAATCCTTCCTCAACTTGGATTTCAGGCCCTGGCTCTCCCTTGCTTCTCCTCTCAGCTCCCTGGCGATTCCCTCTTAGTCTCCTTTGCTTGTTCCTCCTCACCTTGCCTGTAAATAGTGGAGGGCTCAGGGCTCTGTCTAGATTCACTCCAGGCCATTGCTTTGAATACTGCTGCATCCCGATGACTGGAGATTTTGAGTCTCCACCCAGGTTTCCCCGAGCATCAGACTGGCATAGACAACCGCCTTCTCCACGTGGATGTCTAATGGGCATGTCACATCGAACACATCCCAAACCAAACCCCTGCTTCCCCTTCTCTATTATGATGACTTTTTACTCTTCCAGTTGTTGGACCCCGAATCTTAACTACTCCCCTTTTTCATGTCTTGTTTCTAATCCATCAACAAATCCTGCAGCTCTACCTACCTCCAGGATGTGTCCAGAATCAAACCACTTCTCCCCTTATCTATGACTACGATGGAGGTGCAAGACACCATCCAACCTTGCCTGGGTAATGGGAACAGCCTCACTGCTGGGGTTCTTATTTCTGCCTTGCCccctgcagtgtgccatgatggATGCTCTACAGGGTGACATTATGTGTGGACAAGACAGAGTCCTTGCTTTTTCAAATCCCACCTGTTCTTCTGGAGCCAGCTAACACGCTCCCTTGGGCCCCATGCCTGAATGCCATCTCTTCCTTCTATGGCATCCTGCACAGGACTTCGCTTTGCTCAGATGCCTCCTCCCGCGCTCTTCCCTTTATTTAACCATTTGTCTCCATTTTACCCCTTCGCTATCTGGGGTAATCCTGTTCCCTTCATCTGTATCTCTGAAAATGGCATCTTGCCCTCCCTTGGTGCTCAGAAGGTGGCTTCTGGTTTACCGAATAGCCTGATTTCACCTTTATAAACTCATGCTACTAGAATTTTCTCTCCTTGTCAGTCTTTCTAGCCACTTTCCAATGGAACAGAGACTACCAAATCCTAATCTGATAAGGAAAAATAGGTAAACATAACGTGGCAGACTCTGACATCTGCAGTGAAAATTTAAGGTTCATCATcaaatgtatgattccattgtGAAAATGTCCAGTTAAAAGCTATCTGTAGTCACCATGCAGCATTATGAAGAAGTTTTCAGAATAAGGGCAGGTGGTAAAGTCTCCTGGCCAGCTTTAGGAGTATATATTGGAAGGGGCTTTGTTAGCTGATTGAATTTTTATTCCCCAAGTAATTAGTATGAGCGATTTGTCTACTGTATATATGCTCAAATTACATATACTATGCACTTTTGAGAAATACTTTAcaagtttttctttcattaaaatgtatttggggccgggcgcagtggctcacacctgtaatcccagcactttgggaggctgaggcgggtggatcacctgagatcaggagtttgagaacagcctggccaacatggtgaaaccccgtctctactaaaaatatggaaaattcaccagacgtggtggcaggtgcctgtaatcccagctacttgggaggctgaggcaggagaatcgtttgaacatgggaggcagaggttgtagtgagctgagatcgcaccattgcactccatcctgagcaacaagagcgaaactccatctcaaaaaaatgtattttgtacataactagaataatcaactGGATTGaaagttaatataaattttagaatactaCTGAATTCAATAGTGCATTTAGTCAGAAATAGTTAAAATATCTCCCAAACAGCTTGAATCACTCCTTTTTGAACACATTGTTTTTTGAAGGTTACAGTCAAGtccaagaaaaaattttaaaataggaaaagaattaATCAAATCATTTCAAAATCATAGCAGTGTTTTAACAATGCCAATTATTTTGAgttgaagaaaagaaggaaaatgtaaacTATGCATTCAAGTAATGTCAATGCACCTTCTCAGGTGcaaaatgaatgaacaattaaCTGTGCCAGCTGAATATGTAGCAATCACGGCTTTTGCACATAGAAGCCTTCTGAATTATCTTATATTCTCAAAAATATCATTGCTCTAAACtagaattttattataattaatttgtgCAAAAGTTGTCTTTCTTTCAATGAATGTTGTCTTTTTGAGGCATAAAGGAAATTTTAGGTGGAGGAGGAGAATAGAATACATGCTTACTGGGAGGACAAGTAATAATAGGTGAGTAAAAACACACAGCTTATTGAATTGTCTCAGATCCACATTTTCTCCAGAAATGCAAAGTTATACTTGAAATCTATATTTAAACAGATAAGCAGAATGTGACTTTTATATGCTCTATTTTGATGTATTCTGAGTATGAAGATAACCTGAAGGATGCCTTTTTCCCCTCTTTATCTTGGGGTAAACTCTTACTTACCCTTCAGAGACTTGactcaaatattttcattctgcAATAACCACAGGTAGAATGGATCATTTACTCAGTTGTGGCTCTCTTAAGAGCACAGACTACCtatcatatttatttcaaaatttgtagTGCTTAtctcagtgcttggcacagaggaaagaaatacaatttttaataaaggCATAAGTGGAGaggtaaaatacatatttctggTTTCAACGTGTCCATATTCTTTCTTGTAAATGGAATATTGCGCTTGCAGTCTGCTCTCACACAATATCTGGGAAGGAGTTTTAAAGAGTGAGGAAGAACAGTAAAGATTTTCCTAGGCAGATACGTTATGTGACCTTTGTTGATTTCCAGAGCACATAATATCCCAATTTCATCCAGTGgacaggaaaagagaggaagagggaaaaggtGGCCTCTCAAGTGCCTGACCTGGAAGCTGCACCTATCACTGTCCCTTGGGcagaactcagtcacatggtCAAAAGGAGTCTGCAAATAATTGTCCCCTGAGGAGCCGGGTGCTCAGTGAATGATTCTATTAAGTTGAAATCAGATGGGAACAGATCATTTAGGATAACCAGCAGGCTCTACCACATTGCCTAACTCCCAGgcatattgtgagaattaaaagcaCCTTATATATGTCAACgtgttttgaaaaaatacaaaaagctctACAAAAGTGAGCTATAAatttatcattaataataatagtaataatagcaaaATACTTGAGAAATGGTCCTCTTGAGCTGTTTAGAAGGAATCATACAAATGCATTAGACATGGTAGCCTCACTTAACTACTTAATTTGCCTcttctttgaaattatttcaatagcATTTGACCAAAAACTATcaaatcatttttgaaataacGTATTTTTACATAAAACACATTATCAAATATCTTTCTGGATCCAGCTTGGTGGTAAAAAGATACATACTAAAGTTTATGACtgatataactttatatattgACTAAACCAAAGATAAATATTGATTGAACTTTTGTGGCCCCAgtttcaatagatttttttattaacattttttgtttgaaGTACAGATGTCACGTCATCCATGAACCGGTATCATTATAGCTTGATAAAATACTCAAACTGAAAGCAGTgatgtacattaattttaaatataatggttAAGCAAATGTTATTTCCATATCTATAAGTGCATTTTATTTGATAATTAGAATGTTAGAATCAGAAGGAATTTGGAAAATCCCAGGTTACACTTCTCTCCAGGACGAACTCCTTACAGTGGCTCTCCTGGGGTCAGCTAGCTTTTGCTTGACCCTTTGAAGCAGGAGGAACTCAGTTCCACTCAAGTTGCCCCCTtgattttctctttcatattgaACCTGCTGCTGCACAGGACTCCTCCGTGACTGTCTCTTTGCCTTCCTAAATCTCAAAGAATAAAGCAAGTCACTTTTTGACAAGACATCTTTCACATATTTGAAAAGACATCTTTCACATATTTGAAAAGACCAGTACGTTTTGTTCTTCCTAGAATTTTCTCCTTCATGCTAATGTCTGCTCCAAGAA of the Homo sapiens chromosome 13, GRCh38.p14 Primary Assembly genome contains:
- the LOC124903151 gene encoding translation initiation factor IF-2-like, which produces MLRGSQAPGPRAAPLYARAPPRPPAHRRRAHPRSPAGSAGNNYLRAGTASALALGAGAGAPRARGAREGRGSGQGAAGVARGRRRKAPVSPSSREPCRTFRGRSGSFSLPAARPLRAALERLRRGEKAPTNFPRLGGGILPGPSGARRWGSTCSHFSPTRRPKEAPAGHCWSQLGTGRNPRGTARWDSRGGTSPCAERDSPLGRWEPFNTNGAGDALIHMHPNTTPTPQALSSPVTDITFYGHIFISLSYNYGQGNDELCGDFKT